A region of the bacterium genome:
AGGTACATCCCGTAGCTGATCAGCCTAAAGGCGTTCTTGTCCATCATACGCCCCTGATGGCTTTGATCTGGGCGGCCCGGTCCGGCATACCGAAGATGGCCGCTCCGGCCACCAGCACATCGACCCCGGCCGACAACGCCTGGCGCGAGGTTTCGGGATTGATCCCGCCGTCGATGGAGATCAGGGTTTTGGTCTTCCCCTGGTCCTTTAGTTTCTTGATGGTCCGCACTTTGTCCAGAACCTCGGGCATGAACTTCTGCCCGCCGAAACCGGGGTGGACGCTCATTACCAGGAAAAGATCTATCTCGCCGATCACCGCTAAAACCTTGTCCAGCGGTGTCTCGGGGTTCACCGAGAGGCCGGCCTTGACCTTGAGCTTTTTGATCTGATCGACCGCGTACTTAAGGTCTTCTATGACCTCGGCATGGATGGTAATGTAGTCGGCGCCGGCCTTGGCGAATTCCGAGGCGTACTTCAGGGGATCGGTGATCATCAGATGGGCATCCAGCGGCAGCTGGGAGACTCCCTTGATGGCCTTAACGATGAAGGGCCCGAATGTTATATTGGGCACGAAGTGCCCGTCCATCACATCCAGATGCAGCCAGTCCGCCCCGCCCTGTTCCACCGAGCGGATCTCGTTCTTAAGTTCGGCAAAATCGGCCGACAACAGGGAAGCTGCGATCAGGGTCATCTTCAAAATATAAAATATAATATATAAAATATCAAAAATCGTTCCAAGTTTTTTATTTTTGAAATTTTATTTTTTGTTTGTAGTCTCTCAGTTGGCGCTGACCGCCATGTTCACCGTGTCCCCGCCCTTGATCACGAAGCCCGGCTGGGGAG
Encoded here:
- the rpe gene encoding ribulose-phosphate 3-epimerase, coding for MTLIAASLLSADFAELKNEIRSVEQGGADWLHLDVMDGHFVPNITFGPFIVKAIKGVSQLPLDAHLMITDPLKYASEFAKAGADYITIHAEVIEDLKYAVDQIKKLKVKAGLSVNPETPLDKVLAVIGEIDLFLVMSVHPGFGGQKFMPEVLDKVRTIKKLKDQGKTKTLISIDGGINPETSRQALSAGVDVLVAGAAIFGMPDRAAQIKAIRGV